Genomic window (Bifidobacteriaceae bacterium):
GATGCCGACCCCTCGCGTGGCGGCATCTCGCTGAATCCCCCCAGGGCCGGAAGGCAGCAAGGGCAGGCGGGCTCTGCCGGGTGCGCGAGGGGTCCTTTTCACAGGCCGCCGCCAATCGCTTCTATCGCGCTACAATGTAGCGCATGAGCACGGTTCCGCTGTCCATCCGCTTCAAGGCTTCGGTGTTGGAACGGCTGCGCCGCTGCGCGAAGGCTCAGGGGACCACGCCGTCAGGCTTGGTGCAGGAACTGGTCGATGAGGGTCTGGCGATGAGAGAAACGCCGGGGATCGTGTTCCGGTCCGGACCAAGCGGACGGCGGGCCGGGCTGGCGGCCGGCCCCGACGTGTGGGAGATCGTGGCTGCGGTCAAAGAGACCGCCGGCAATCCGGGGGAAAAGGTGGCATCCGCCGGCGATGAACTGGGATTGAGCGAGTCGGCTGTCAATCTTGCCCTGTCGTACTACTCGCGTCACCCAACGGAGATTGAAGAGGAAATCGCGGAGAACGAGCGCGCCTCAGGCGAGGCCTTCGCCGCCTGGCAAGCCCGGCAAACGGTCCTTTTGTGACGGAGCGCCTGCTCCTCGACGAGCACTATTCCCCGGCCATCGCGGCGGCCCTGAGCGAACGCGGCTTTGACGTGGTGGCGGTTGGCGGCCATGCCGATTTGGCGGGCAAGCCGGACGCGGCGCTGATTGAGTGGGCGGCTGCGGCCGACCGCCGGATTGTGACGGAGAACATCAAGGACTTCGTTCCGCTCACTGAGGCCGCGCGGTCCGCCGGCCAGCCGGTGGCGCGGCTCCTTCTCGTCAGTTCACGCCGTTTTCCCCGGGGCCGGGGAAGGATTGGCTCCATTGTCGACGCGCTTGAGGCATGGCTGGGGCGTCCTATCCCGCCCGGTCACGCTGACCAGGAGTGGTTCGCGTGAGGTCGTGTCGCCGGGGAGGGCCTGCGGACCCAGGCGGCGCCGGCCTGTCCGTCAGGCCCGGGGTCAGAGATTGAGCTCTTGAACGGCGGCCCGACAGCAGTTCACGAGCCGCCGGGTCGATGACGCTTGCCGAGGAGTCTCCCGCCTCAGGTCAGGTCCGCGAACAGGTCGACGGCGAAGCCGGGCGCTTTCTTGGCCAGCGCGGCGTCAGCGGTCCAGAGCTCGGAGCAACCCGCGCCGCGCGCGGCCGCGAGGTGAATGGCGTCTGCGGCTCCAAGTCGCAGCGTGGCCCGAATGCGGGCCGCCGCCTCCCAAACGCCGAGTCCCATTTCGGCGGTCTCGAAGCCGCCCAAGAGCTCGCGGTAGCGGCGCTCGAGGTCGGGGTCATCCTCGCGGAAGGGCTTGACCAGGCATTCCATCAACACCAAAGGGCTTACGCAAAGCGACGCGTCGGTTTGGGCAAGCTTCTCCAGAGCGTGTTCGCGCCGGGGTCCGTCACCTTCGATCAGGTAAATGCAAATGACGCTGTCAACGTAGATCAGCGCCATGACGCCCGCTCGGCGTGAAGCTCCGCCTCGATTTGCTCGCTCGCGCGCCGCGCGGCGGGCACCACCCTCAGCCGCTCGGCCAGCGCCGCGGCGCGCTGCCCCGGCGTCAGTCGCGCGAGCGGGTCGACCGGCACCAGCCGCACCACAGGTTTCGAGCGCTTGGCGATCACCACGTCAACTCCGGCCAGGGCCTGGTCGATGAGCGCGGACAGGTGATTGTGGGCTTCGGCCACGCTGACTTTGATTCCTGCCATGTTCAGTCCTCCGTGGGTTCGCGGCGGGCGCGGCCCCCGGAACCGTTTAACGCTATCTAGCCATGCAATCATAGCGCGCTGAGAACTTCAAGCGCGGCGAGTAGCCGGCTGACTTCGCCGCCGTGCTCGTTCACGAAAGATTTCTGCAGTTCCAGCGCTATACGGTTCGCGGTGGCCTCGTAGCCCAGGTCCGCTCGGCAGTCGAAGCCCGCCAGCGCGATTCTGATCTCCGGCTGCGACATGGCCAGGCTCCTGTGCTCCGGCGGCTCTTCGGCGCCGGCTTGTCCGTCAGGCTCCCAGTAGACCCCGTCCGGGCTTGTGCGCAGCGCCACGGCGAGAGCAGAGTACGGCGTCACCTGATCCTCTTCGGAGACCTCCAGGTGGCCGATCCCCCGGTCCGCCATGCACTGGGCCCATTCGGCGTTGAGCTTGACCATTCTGGAGCCGAACCGCGCCACATCCTCCCTCCCGGCCGGAAGGGTCGGGACCACAATCGCGTCGATGTTCTGCCACCAGTCCACGGTGACGCCCCCGGTCGCGGGGCGGTACGGCTGGGGTGTGTAGTCGAAGCCCTGGCGTTTCATGCAGTCCGCCACGGCCGACTCGGTCAGCCGCGACCGCTCCGACCGGGCCTCGAATTCTGCGGCGGAGGCCTCGGCCTGCGCCCGGGACACGGAGGCGACCAGGCCGGCGAATTCCTCAGTGGTGTCCAATTTGAGCATTGGCGACGCTTGCGGCGGGACCTCCGCGACCGTCCCAGGCCGGGCGCCGGAGGAGGGCGGAGCCAAAGGCGAGGCGGGGCTCCCGGGTGGGGTGGCGGCATCGTCGGCTTGGCAGGCGCCCAATGCTACGGTCAAAGCCGCGGCGACGCCGCACAGGAGGGCGCGGCGTGGGGCCCGGGCGGCGGCGCCCGTGGCTGGCCGATTGGGAAACCCGCCCGTGGCCATCCTTCGACCATCGCAACACCTGGGCGGAGGGGCCGTTGGGCGACGCGCGCCGCGTTGGCCCTCGTGCTCGGAGAAGAAGCGGACCCCGCCGCGACGGCGAACTGGCCACGGGCGCTGCTCGCGCGGCCGCAGCGCTAGAATTATGTACATGGCGGCCTTTCCTATCGCGGCGGCGCGGGCGGAACTGTCAGCATTGGTGGAAGACGCCGTGCGCACTCACCAGCGCTATGACATCACCCGCAACGGCAGGCGCGCGGCGGTCCTGTTGAGCGCTGCTGACTACGACTCCCTGATCGAAACGCTCGACATCTTGTCCAACACGGGCTTGATGGCGGACCTGGCCGAAGCCGAGGAACAATTGGCCGCGGGTGAGTCCTTCAGCCAGGAAGAGGTCCGTCAGGCCATGGCCGCCAACGGCCGGCTGCCGTGACCTATGCGATCTGCCTCTCGCGCCAGGCCAAGCATGCCTTGAGCGAGGTCCTGCCCGAATCGGTGGCAGCGGCTTGCTATCAGTTCGTCTACGGCGACTTGGCCAGCAATCCCTTCCAGGTCGGCAAACAACTCGACCCGCCTCTCTATCCGAGGTATTCGGCGCGCCGAGGCGACTACCGCGTCATCTACCGGATTGAGAATCAGACGGTTGTGGTAAGCGTCCTCACCATCCACCGTCGTCGCGACGTTTGTCGCCGTCGCTGATCCGCCGGGCGGGACAGTTGAACACCGGAAGGGGGCGATGCCGTGTGGCGACCGGACGGCATCGGGCGCGGCTTCCGTGCGCGGCGTTCGGGCGGGTCAAAGCGGGAGGCTGGCACGCTGTCAGGGGCGCCCCGTAGGCTCGTAGAGTGAATCAAGCGCTGTACCGCCGCTACCGTCCGCAGACTTTCGGCGAAGTGATCGGCCAGGAGCATGTCACCGAGCCGCTGATGCAGGCGTTGCGGACCGGCCGGGTGTCGCACGCCTACTTGTTTTCCGGCCCGCGCGGCTGCGGCAAGACCACCTGCGCGCGCATCCTCGCGCGGTGTCTGAACTGCGAGAAAGGCCCCACGCCGGAACCCTGCGGCGAATGCGCCAGCTGCCAGGAATTGGGACGCGGCGGCAGCGGCTCGCTGGATGTGGTGGAGATCGACGCGGCCTCGCACGGCGGTGTGGATGACACCCGCGACTTGAGGGAGAAGGCGGTCTTCGCGCCCGCCCGCGACCGCTACAAGGTGTTCGTCCTGGATGAGGCCCACATGGTTTCCCGCGAAGGCTTCAACGCGCTGTTGAAGATCGTGGAGGAGCCGCCCCCGCATGTGAAGTTCATCTTCGCCACGACCGAGCCGAACAAGGTGCTGCCCACCATCCGCTCCCGGTCGCATCATTATCCTTTCCGGCTGGTGCCCCCGGGCTTGATGACCTCTTATATGGAGGAGCTCAGCCAGGCCGAGGGCGTGGAGGTGGCCCCCGGCGTGATGCAGATGGTGGTGCGCGCCGGCGGGGGCTCGGTCCGGGACACTGAGTCGGTCTTGGACCAGTTGATCGGCGGCTCGGTCGACGGCCGCGTCACCTATGAGAGGGCCTCCGCGCTGCTCGGCTTCACCCCCGATGAGTTGATCGGCCAGATGGTTTCCGCCCTGGGCCGGGGCGACGGCGCCTCCATGTTCGCTGTCATCGAGTCGGTGGTGGAATCCGGCTTGGAGCCGCACCGGTTCGCCGAGGACTTGTTGGAACGCCTCCGCGACCTGATTGTGCTGGCCGCCGCCGGGCCTTCCGCCCGCCAGGCGCTGCGCGGCCTCCCGGAGGACCAGGTGGCCGCGCTCGCGGAGCAAGCAGCGCAGCTCGGCCTGTTCCGCCTCACCCGCGCCGCGGATTCGGTCTCCGCGGGCCTGGCCTCGATGGCCGGGGCCACCTCGCCCAGACTGCACTTGGAGTTGTTGGCCGCCCGCGCTTTGATGGCCGCGCAACCGCCCCAGCAGGGTTTGGCCCAGGTGCCCGATGCCGTTCGGTCGCCTTCCCAGCAACCCCCGCCCGCCAGCGCGCCCGCCGGTCAGCGCGGGCCGGGCGCGCCGCCGGCGCGAGGGCAGGCGCCCCACCCGCCAGAGGGCGCCCCCGGGGTGTCTGCCACCTTCAGCCGGGGCACTGCGCCCCACCGGCCGGCGGACGCGTCCGGGCCGGGCGAGGCGGGAACCGAGCCTGGCGGCAGGGGGCAGCCTCAGCGGGCCGGCGCGCCGTTGGCTCCAGGCTCGCCGGGCCAGGCCGGGGGCCCGCCGCGCGGCGGGTCCGCGCCGGCCGATGGCTGGGCCATCCCCGGCGTCACCACCGGGGCGGCCTGGGCCGAGTCGGATCGAAGCAGGCGGCCCGCTGGGCGGCGGTCTGATGGACACGGGCCTGAAAGCGCAGGCCAAGCCGCCCAAGCGGGTCCGGCCATTCCACATCCGACGCATCCGGACCAACGCGGCGCGGGGGCCGCTCCCGGACCTCAAACGGCGCGACCAATCCGGCAGTTCGTCGACTGGGACGAGCCCGAGGCCGCCCCGCCGCCAAGGTCTCCGCAAAGCG
Coding sequences:
- a CDS encoding DUF5615 family PIN-like protein, producing MTERLLLDEHYSPAIAAALSERGFDVVAVGGHADLAGKPDAALIEWAAAADRRIVTENIKDFVPLTEAARSAGQPVARLLLVSSRRFPRGRGRIGSIVDALEAWLGRPIPPGHADQEWFA
- a CDS encoding PIN domain-containing protein, with amino-acid sequence MALIYVDSVICIYLIEGDGPRREHALEKLAQTDASLCVSPLVLMECLVKPFREDDPDLERRYRELLGGFETAEMGLGVWEAAARIRATLRLGAADAIHLAAARGAGCSELWTADAALAKKAPGFAVDLFADLT
- a CDS encoding type II toxin-antitoxin system prevent-host-death family antitoxin translates to MAGIKVSVAEAHNHLSALIDQALAGVDVVIAKRSKPVVRLVPVDPLARLTPGQRAAALAERLRVVPAARRASEQIEAELHAERASWR
- a CDS encoding type II toxin-antitoxin system Phd/YefM family antitoxin, translating into MAAFPIAAARAELSALVEDAVRTHQRYDITRNGRRAAVLLSAADYDSLIETLDILSNTGLMADLAEAEEQLAAGESFSQEEVRQAMAANGRLP
- a CDS encoding type II toxin-antitoxin system RelE/ParE family toxin: MTYAICLSRQAKHALSEVLPESVAAACYQFVYGDLASNPFQVGKQLDPPLYPRYSARRGDYRVIYRIENQTVVVSVLTIHRRRDVCRRR
- a CDS encoding DNA polymerase III subunit gamma and tau; protein product: MNQALYRRYRPQTFGEVIGQEHVTEPLMQALRTGRVSHAYLFSGPRGCGKTTCARILARCLNCEKGPTPEPCGECASCQELGRGGSGSLDVVEIDAASHGGVDDTRDLREKAVFAPARDRYKVFVLDEAHMVSREGFNALLKIVEEPPPHVKFIFATTEPNKVLPTIRSRSHHYPFRLVPPGLMTSYMEELSQAEGVEVAPGVMQMVVRAGGGSVRDTESVLDQLIGGSVDGRVTYERASALLGFTPDELIGQMVSALGRGDGASMFAVIESVVESGLEPHRFAEDLLERLRDLIVLAAAGPSARQALRGLPEDQVAALAEQAAQLGLFRLTRAADSVSAGLASMAGATSPRLHLELLAARALMAAQPPQQGLAQVPDAVRSPSQQPPPASAPAGQRGPGAPPARGQAPHPPEGAPGVSATFSRGTAPHRPADASGPGEAGTEPGGRGQPQRAGAPLAPGSPGQAGGPPRGGSAPADGWAIPGVTTGAAWAESDRSRRPAGRRSDGHGPESAGQAAQAGPAIPHPTHPDQRGAGAAPGPQTARPIRQFVDWDEPEAAPPPRSPQSGAAGPGQPGEREQRGQSGQPLRPGEPGEPDPGGQSRRPARAGRSAGPGDPARTQPPLGPGQTPGLRADGPIPPRPASAPPDAQTRVRPQATSDHPVGAPGPSNAPAAHNQSARGDQAAGPVGSRPAPAAPVAEGEQERWRQLLEQVRHHSVAAHGLLSHSARPMGAGQGQLKLVFPTPDLASAFTRRFHALVEQA